From Streptomyces sp. NBC_00775, one genomic window encodes:
- a CDS encoding lytic polysaccharide monooxygenase auxiliary activity family 9 protein, producing MPPPNTTASTASVTSRLPLPTRRRSPLLILLALLAVLPALTLIVATGGRAEAHGTPMKPGSRTFLCWQDGLTDTGEIKPVNPACKAAQQVSGTTPFYNWFSVLRSDGAGRTRGFVPDGELCSGGNPNFTGFNLPRNDWPLTHLTSGATVDFSYNAWAAHPGWFYVYITKDGFDPTKTLTWNDMEDQPFLTVDHPPLNGTPGTVEANYSWSGKLPTDKSGRHIIYMVWQRSDSAETFYSCSDVVFDGGNGEVTGIHDPGNPTEPPPGVCSATRRTTNSWPGGYQSEVTVTNTGDVPMLGWMVDWTLPGGQSVASLWNGNATYDGQDVMVHNADWNGSLDPGKSTTFGYVVQGTGDDPSTSLPCQVG from the coding sequence ATGCCCCCACCAAATACAACGGCCTCGACGGCCTCGGTGACTTCCCGATTACCGCTCCCCACCCGCCGCAGATCCCCACTCCTCATCCTGCTCGCCCTGTTGGCCGTGCTCCCGGCCCTCACCCTCATCGTCGCCACTGGCGGCCGGGCCGAGGCCCACGGCACCCCCATGAAGCCCGGCAGCCGCACCTTCCTGTGCTGGCAGGACGGGCTGACCGACACCGGTGAGATCAAACCCGTGAACCCGGCCTGCAAGGCGGCGCAGCAGGTGAGCGGCACGACGCCGTTCTACAACTGGTTCTCGGTGCTGCGCTCCGACGGCGCCGGCCGCACCCGCGGCTTCGTCCCGGACGGCGAGCTGTGCAGCGGCGGCAACCCCAACTTCACCGGCTTCAACCTGCCGCGGAACGACTGGCCGCTCACCCACCTCACCTCGGGCGCGACCGTCGACTTCTCGTACAACGCCTGGGCCGCGCACCCGGGTTGGTTCTACGTCTACATCACCAAGGACGGCTTCGACCCGACCAAGACGCTCACCTGGAACGACATGGAGGACCAGCCGTTCCTCACGGTCGACCACCCGCCCCTCAACGGCACCCCGGGCACGGTCGAGGCCAACTACTCCTGGAGCGGCAAGCTCCCCACCGACAAGTCGGGCCGCCACATCATCTACATGGTCTGGCAGCGCTCGGACAGCGCGGAGACCTTCTACTCCTGCTCCGACGTCGTCTTCGACGGCGGCAACGGCGAAGTGACGGGCATCCACGACCCGGGCAACCCGACCGAACCCCCGCCCGGCGTGTGCTCCGCGACCCGCCGTACGACCAACAGCTGGCCCGGCGGCTATCAGTCCGAGGTGACCGTCACCAACACCGGTGACGTGCCGATGCTCGGCTGGATGGTCGACTGGACGCTGCCGGGCGGGCAGTCGGTCGCCAGTCTGTGGAACGGTAACGCGACCTACGACGGCCAGGACGTGATGGTGCACAACGCCGACTGGAACGGGTCGCTGGATCCGGGCAAGAGCACGACGTTCGGGTACGTCGTCCAGGGCACCGGTGACGATCCGTCAACGAGCCTGCCCTGTCAGGTGGGTTGA
- a CDS encoding DUF3500 domain-containing protein: MTELDTGEPTEPTEPQSEPGRRAHASRRNFMRKVFFASGATAVATMGGAGAWPAMADDGTTATADASATPSGAPSGAPGGGTGGPGNQSITEEFFGLTTDGKRIDDLYTIHSTGVATAPVVAAANAFLAGLTDTQKTATQFTVRSTEWRLWNNVDSYERQGVTLADMTDDQKELGTALLKSALSADGLETSEKIRKINQAAGEAIDNTNSFNEDAYYWTLMGTPSATELWGFQFDGHHQVINYCPEEEAARHRRGIRRPRQGRCREGADGRGP; encoded by the coding sequence ATGACGGAGCTCGACACCGGGGAGCCGACAGAGCCGACGGAGCCGCAGTCGGAGCCGGGCAGGCGCGCCCACGCGAGCCGTCGCAACTTCATGCGGAAGGTCTTCTTCGCCAGCGGCGCCACTGCCGTCGCGACGATGGGCGGTGCCGGTGCCTGGCCCGCGATGGCCGACGACGGCACCACCGCGACGGCGGACGCCTCCGCCACGCCGAGCGGCGCGCCCAGCGGCGCCCCCGGCGGTGGTACCGGTGGACCCGGCAACCAGTCGATCACCGAGGAGTTCTTCGGTCTGACGACCGACGGCAAGCGGATCGACGACCTTTACACCATCCACTCCACCGGCGTTGCGACCGCACCGGTGGTCGCCGCCGCGAATGCCTTCCTGGCGGGGCTCACGGACACCCAGAAGACCGCGACGCAGTTCACCGTCCGCTCCACCGAGTGGCGGCTGTGGAACAACGTCGACTCCTACGAGCGCCAGGGCGTCACCCTCGCCGACATGACGGACGATCAGAAGGAGCTGGGCACCGCCCTGTTGAAGTCGGCTCTCAGCGCCGACGGCCTGGAGACCAGCGAGAAGATCCGCAAGATCAACCAGGCGGCCGGCGAGGCGATCGACAACACCAACTCCTTCAACGAGGACGCCTACTACTGGACGCTGATGGGCACCCCGTCGGCCACCGAGCTCTGGGGCTTCCAGTTCGACGGCCACCACCAGGTCATCAACTACTGCCCAGAAGAAGAAGCTGCTCGGCATCGTCGAGGCATTCGTCGGCCGCGCCAAGGCCGATGTCGCGAAGGTGCGGATGGCCGAGGTCCGTAA
- a CDS encoding GH92 family glycosyl hydrolase: MRFRPSSVLLAVALTVGGATPALAATAAPPDPGGPGEVQARPHAARHALSPHRTKAQVAPLRGPSSGTPRARTERRGNAPALPQDRLVRDPTTYVDPLIGTKNGGNVFPGAVMPFGMLSWSPENTRGDATRTAAPGGYQYDATRIRGFSLTHMSGTGCAGGSGDIPFFPYAGEVTSSPASDTKDAVYASDFTHADETAEPGHYKAGLASGVTADLTATARTGSARFAYPADKPASLLIRTANSEVGSTDSSVTIDPATRTVSGSVTSGNFCGYLDPEGRRAYYTLYFTARFDRDFKATGTWQDDRLSPGSTEAAGGTGGFGQGGRPVAGKGAGGYVEFEPGADPVNVKVGISYVSRAGAEANLAAENPPSRSFASVQDAAHRAWRDRLGAIRVGGGSDTDRTTFYTALYHALLHPNVISDADRRYRGPDDKVHVVTRGHQAQYGTFSGWDVYRSQVQLLTLLNPDTGSDIAQSLLELARQNGGVWDRWLHGASGTHVMNGDPSAPALAGIRAFGGTDFDLRGALDSLVTAATVPTGQDLSAAGKPVLSVGQRPSLDKYLKQHYMPSVSNAWGGAAETLEMSGADFAISQLATAAGEKKTAADFARRSQWWQNNFNIAADPSGGYVANRKEDGSWVTGFTPATGNGFVEGTAAQYTWMVQHDPAGLFAAMGGRDKALDRLDTFFHEADGSWAFTGSGGDKSELDNEPSVNVPYLYDYAGAPYKTQATVRAAMSRLWSTQPGGIPGNDDLGEMSSWYVFSSLGMYPQVPSRSELTLSSPLFPRVEIERPGGGDIEIRATGAAADSPYIRSLKVNGRTSDRPWLPASFVRDGGTLDYTLSDTPDQQWGSSEAAAPPSFREGEQPYQIGVGPTTATLAPGGSTKLDIRALALSGGAGPEVRFHVDVPQGVTATPAEGTVTDGAQQITLSAGEAAQQGFYDVLVTVTSADTSYEQPVALTVAAPGSLLAAYNNTGVSDDSGDHDEADYDGGGWSYSRQALADAGLTPGKQGTVDGLTFTWPDSPTGRPDNASATAQTIELATPATQLSFIGSAVNGNQQTKATVTYTDGTTDSIDLSFTDWTVGGGGGTVQYGNETVAKTAYRNVAGADKDPVATYVFATKPFQAPQGRTIKSVKLPDNADLHVFTLAVG; encoded by the coding sequence ATGCGTTTCCGTCCGTCATCCGTCCTGCTGGCCGTCGCTCTGACGGTCGGCGGCGCCACCCCGGCGCTCGCCGCGACCGCCGCACCACCGGACCCAGGCGGTCCTGGGGAAGTTCAGGCACGCCCCCACGCCGCCCGGCACGCACTCTCGCCGCACCGGACGAAGGCCCAAGTAGCTCCGCTACGAGGACCTTCGTCCGGCACGCCGAGAGCACGCACCGAACGACGCGGGAACGCACCCGCTCTTCCCCAGGACCGCCTGGTCCGGGACCCCACCACATACGTCGATCCGCTCATCGGCACCAAGAACGGCGGCAATGTCTTCCCCGGCGCCGTCATGCCCTTCGGGATGCTCTCCTGGAGCCCCGAGAACACCCGCGGGGACGCCACCCGCACCGCCGCGCCCGGCGGCTACCAGTACGACGCCACCCGCATCCGGGGCTTCAGCCTCACCCACATGTCCGGCACGGGCTGCGCCGGCGGCAGCGGCGACATCCCCTTCTTCCCGTACGCCGGTGAGGTCACCTCCTCCCCGGCGAGCGACACCAAGGACGCGGTGTACGCGTCCGACTTCACGCACGCCGACGAGACCGCCGAGCCCGGCCACTACAAGGCCGGGCTGGCCTCGGGCGTGACCGCCGACCTGACGGCGACCGCGCGCACGGGCTCGGCCCGCTTCGCCTACCCGGCCGACAAGCCCGCCTCGCTGCTGATCCGCACCGCCAACTCCGAGGTCGGGTCCACGGATTCCTCCGTCACCATCGACCCGGCGACGCGCACGGTCTCCGGCTCCGTCACCTCCGGGAACTTCTGCGGCTACCTCGACCCGGAGGGCCGACGCGCCTACTACACCCTCTACTTCACCGCCCGCTTCGACCGCGACTTCAAGGCGACCGGCACCTGGCAGGACGACAGGCTGAGCCCGGGCAGCACCGAGGCCGCCGGCGGCACCGGCGGATTCGGACAGGGCGGCCGGCCCGTCGCGGGCAAGGGCGCGGGCGGCTATGTGGAGTTCGAGCCCGGCGCCGACCCGGTGAACGTCAAGGTCGGCATCTCGTACGTCAGCCGGGCGGGCGCCGAGGCCAACCTCGCGGCCGAGAACCCGCCCTCCCGGTCCTTCGCCTCGGTCCAGGACGCCGCCCACCGCGCCTGGCGCGACCGGCTCGGCGCGATCAGGGTCGGCGGTGGCAGCGACACCGACCGCACCACCTTCTACACCGCGCTCTACCACGCCCTCCTGCACCCGAACGTCATCAGCGACGCCGACCGCAGATACCGGGGCCCCGACGACAAGGTCCATGTCGTCACCCGCGGCCACCAGGCGCAGTACGGCACCTTCTCCGGCTGGGACGTCTACCGCTCCCAGGTCCAGCTGCTCACCCTCCTCAACCCGGACACCGGCTCGGACATCGCACAGTCCCTGCTCGAACTCGCCCGGCAGAACGGCGGAGTCTGGGACCGCTGGCTGCATGGCGCGAGCGGCACACACGTCATGAACGGCGACCCGTCGGCACCCGCGCTCGCGGGCATCCGGGCCTTCGGCGGCACGGACTTCGACCTGCGGGGCGCGCTGGACTCGCTCGTCACGGCGGCGACCGTGCCGACCGGGCAGGACCTCTCCGCGGCGGGCAAGCCGGTCCTGTCGGTGGGCCAGCGGCCGTCGCTCGACAAGTACCTGAAGCAGCACTACATGCCGTCCGTGTCCAACGCCTGGGGCGGCGCCGCCGAGACCCTGGAGATGTCGGGTGCGGACTTCGCGATCTCCCAACTCGCCACGGCAGCAGGGGAGAAGAAGACCGCCGCCGACTTCGCCCGCCGCTCCCAGTGGTGGCAGAACAACTTCAACATCGCGGCCGACCCGAGCGGCGGCTACGTAGCCAACCGCAAGGAGGACGGCAGCTGGGTCACCGGATTCACCCCGGCCACCGGCAACGGCTTCGTGGAGGGGACGGCGGCCCAGTACACCTGGATGGTGCAGCACGACCCCGCCGGGCTCTTCGCGGCCATGGGCGGCCGCGACAAGGCCCTCGACCGCCTCGACACCTTCTTCCACGAGGCGGACGGCAGCTGGGCCTTCACCGGCAGCGGCGGCGACAAGTCCGAGCTGGACAACGAGCCGTCGGTCAACGTGCCGTACCTGTACGACTACGCGGGTGCCCCCTACAAGACGCAGGCGACCGTCCGCGCGGCGATGAGCCGGCTGTGGTCGACGCAGCCGGGCGGCATCCCCGGCAACGACGACCTCGGCGAGATGTCGTCCTGGTACGTCTTCTCGTCCCTCGGCATGTACCCCCAGGTGCCCTCCCGCAGTGAACTCACCCTGTCCTCACCGCTGTTCCCGAGGGTGGAGATCGAGCGCCCGGGCGGCGGCGACATCGAGATCCGGGCGACGGGCGCGGCCGCCGACTCCCCGTACATCCGCTCCCTGAAGGTCAACGGCCGTACCAGCGACCGGCCGTGGCTCCCGGCCTCCTTCGTCCGGGACGGCGGCACGCTCGACTACACGCTGAGCGACACCCCCGACCAGCAGTGGGGCAGCTCCGAGGCCGCGGCCCCGCCCTCCTTCCGCGAGGGCGAGCAGCCGTACCAGATCGGCGTGGGCCCGACCACGGCCACCCTCGCCCCCGGCGGCAGCACGAAGCTCGACATCCGCGCCCTCGCCCTGAGCGGCGGCGCGGGCCCCGAGGTCCGCTTCCACGTGGACGTGCCGCAGGGCGTGACGGCGACTCCCGCCGAGGGCACGGTGACCGACGGCGCCCAGCAGATCACCCTGTCGGCCGGAGAGGCCGCCCAGCAGGGCTTCTACGACGTCTTGGTCACGGTCACCTCGGCCGACACGTCGTACGAGCAGCCGGTGGCCCTCACCGTCGCGGCCCCCGGCTCCCTCCTCGCCGCGTACAACAACACCGGCGTCTCGGACGACTCCGGTGACCACGACGAGGCCGACTACGACGGCGGAGGCTGGAGCTACTCCCGCCAGGCCCTCGCCGACGCGGGCCTCACGCCCGGCAAGCAGGGCACCGTCGACGGCCTCACCTTCACCTGGCCCGACTCCCCGACGGGCCGCCCCGACAACGCCTCGGCGACCGCCCAGACCATCGAACTCGCCACGCCCGCGACCCAGTTGTCGTTCATCGGCAGCGCGGTCAACGGCAACCAGCAGACCAAGGCGACCGTCACCTACACCGACGGCACCACCGACTCCATAGACCTCTCCTTCACCGACTGGACCGTCGGCGGCGGGGGCGGCACCGTCCAGTACGGCAACGAGACCGTGGCCAAGACCGCGTACCGCAATGTCGCGGGCGCCGACAAGGACCCGGTCGCGACCTACGTCTTCGCCACCAAGCCCTTCCAGGCCCCGCAAGGCAGGACCATCAAGAGCGTGAAGCTGCCGGACAACGCGGATCTGCACGTCTTCACCCTCGCGGTGGGCTGA
- a CDS encoding DUF3500 domain-containing protein produces MLGIVEAFVGRAKADVAKVRMAEVRKYIDDTYVTWAGGIADDSAFYVRVHSPVVWVEVDCQAPGPPAGAYGASQGSGATQKHVHSVIRTPNGNDYGRELLRQHYLTSPHHQ; encoded by the coding sequence CTGCTCGGCATCGTCGAGGCATTCGTCGGCCGCGCCAAGGCCGATGTCGCGAAGGTGCGGATGGCCGAGGTCCGTAAGTACATCGACGACACGTACGTGACCTGGGCGGGCGGCATCGCCGACGACTCCGCCTTCTATGTCCGGGTGCACAGCCCCGTGGTCTGGGTCGAGGTCGACTGCCAGGCTCCCGGTCCGCCGGCGGGAGCGTACGGCGCCTCGCAGGGCAGCGGCGCGACCCAGAAGCACGTGCACTCCGTCATCCGCACGCCCAACGGCAACGACTACGGAAGGGAGCTTCTTCGACAGCACTATCTGACGTCACCTCACCACCAGTGA
- a CDS encoding GH92 family glycosyl hydrolase: MQHGTRYRRSSSTRQRWLSPTALGVIALSLLAASQGAAIALPAQAAVADREFASSFESGDPAPDWLNTVDTSADGTKRASGVDGGYSTGIPGNVTDHVTDVRASGENTGAGEVKENLADGESSTKWLTFEPTGWAEFDLDAPVKAVTYALTSANDHDERDPKDWTLQGSTDGKDWKTLDTRSGESFGERFQTKSYDIASPVEYQHFRLDVTKNNGGDILQLADVQFSTGPSDDPAPKDMLSLVDRGPSGSPTAKAGAGFTGKRALRYAGTHKADGRAYSYNKVFDVNVAVGRDTELSYRIFPSMADGDRDYDAANVSVDLVFTDGTSLSGLNPTDQHGFALTPQGQGAAKALYVNQWNNVVSRIGSVAAGRTVDRIVLAYDSPKGPAKFRGWLDDVSLKTVAPEKPRAHLSDYALTTRGTNSSGGFSRGNDFPATAVPHGFNFWTPVTNAGSLSWLYDYARANNADNLPTIQAFSASHEPSPWMGDRQTFQVMPSAASGTPDTGRTARALTFRHENETARPYYYGVTFENGLKAEMAPTDHAAALRFTYPGGDASVLFDNVTEQAGLTLDKENGIVTGYSDVKSGLSTGATRLFVYGVFDAKVTGGDSAGVKGYLRFTPSEDHTVTLRLATSLISVDQAKDNLRQEIPDGTSFGAVKARAQQQWDRLLGKVEVEGATPDQLTTLYSSMYRLYLYPNSGFERVGSKDQYASPFSPMPGPDTPTHTGAKIVDGKVYVNNGFWDTYRTTWPAYSLLTPGQAGEMVDGFVQQYKDGGWTSRWSSPGYADLMTGTSSDVAFADAYVKGVGFDAESAYDAALKNATVVPPTSGVGRKGMSTSPFLGYTSTDTHEGLSWALEGYLNDYGIAKMGQALYKKTGEKHYEEEAEYFLNRAQDYVNLFDSKAGFFQGRDEKGDWRVESSAYDPRVWGYDYTETNGWGYAFTAPQDSRGLANLYGGRSGLAQKLDAYFATPETASPDFVGSYGGVIHEMTEARDVRMGMYGHSNQVAHHVTYMYDAAGQPWKTQKNVREVLSRLYTGSEIGQGYHGDEDNGEQSAWYLFSSLGFYPLVMGSGDYAIGSPLFTKATVHLENGKDLVVKAPKNSAKNVYVQGVRVNGKKWSSTSLPHSLISRGGVLEFDMGAKPSSWGSGKNAAPVSITQDDQVPTPRTDALKGEGALFDNTSATDATVTSVDLPVSAAAKGVQYTLTSSDRTKAPTGWTLQGSSDGTRWTDVDQRSGESFTWDRQTRAFTVADPGSYAHYRLVLDGEATLAEVELLA; this comes from the coding sequence ATGCAGCACGGAACCCGGTACAGACGGAGTTCTTCAACCCGCCAGAGATGGCTTTCTCCAACGGCGCTGGGGGTGATAGCGCTTTCTCTCCTGGCGGCCTCGCAGGGCGCGGCGATCGCCCTTCCCGCCCAAGCGGCGGTCGCCGACCGCGAGTTCGCCTCCTCTTTCGAATCCGGCGATCCCGCACCGGACTGGCTGAATACCGTCGATACATCGGCGGATGGAACAAAGCGGGCCTCCGGTGTCGACGGCGGTTACAGCACCGGCATCCCCGGCAATGTCACCGACCACGTCACGGACGTCCGCGCGAGCGGCGAGAACACCGGTGCGGGCGAGGTGAAGGAGAACCTCGCCGACGGCGAGTCGAGCACCAAGTGGCTGACCTTCGAGCCCACCGGATGGGCGGAGTTCGACCTGGACGCCCCGGTCAAGGCGGTCACGTACGCGCTTACCTCGGCCAACGACCACGACGAGCGCGACCCGAAGGACTGGACCCTCCAGGGCTCCACGGACGGCAAGGACTGGAAGACCCTCGACACACGCTCCGGCGAGTCCTTCGGCGAGCGGTTCCAGACGAAGTCGTACGACATCGCGAGCCCCGTCGAGTACCAGCACTTCCGGCTCGACGTCACCAAGAACAACGGCGGGGACATCCTCCAGCTCGCCGATGTCCAGTTCTCGACGGGCCCGAGCGACGACCCGGCGCCCAAGGACATGCTCTCGCTGGTGGACCGCGGCCCGAGCGGCTCGCCCACCGCGAAGGCGGGCGCGGGCTTCACGGGCAAGCGGGCCCTGCGCTACGCCGGTACGCACAAGGCGGACGGCAGGGCGTACTCGTACAACAAGGTCTTCGACGTGAACGTGGCCGTCGGTCGCGACACCGAGCTGTCGTACCGGATCTTCCCGTCCATGGCGGACGGTGACCGGGACTACGACGCCGCGAACGTGTCCGTGGACCTGGTCTTCACGGACGGCACCTCGCTGAGCGGCCTGAACCCGACCGACCAGCACGGCTTCGCGCTGACGCCGCAGGGGCAGGGCGCGGCCAAGGCGCTGTACGTCAACCAGTGGAACAACGTGGTCTCGCGGATCGGTTCGGTCGCGGCCGGCCGGACCGTCGACCGGATCGTGCTGGCGTACGACTCGCCGAAGGGGCCCGCGAAGTTCCGTGGCTGGCTGGACGACGTGTCGCTGAAGACGGTCGCTCCGGAGAAGCCCAGGGCGCATCTGTCGGACTACGCGCTGACCACCCGCGGCACCAACTCCAGCGGTGGCTTCTCGCGCGGCAACGACTTCCCGGCGACGGCCGTCCCGCACGGCTTCAACTTCTGGACGCCGGTGACCAACGCGGGCTCGCTGAGCTGGCTCTACGACTACGCCCGCGCGAACAACGCGGACAACCTCCCGACCATCCAGGCGTTCAGCGCCAGCCATGAGCCCAGCCCCTGGATGGGCGACCGGCAGACCTTCCAGGTGATGCCGTCGGCCGCCTCCGGCACCCCGGACACCGGCCGCACCGCCCGCGCGCTCACCTTCCGGCACGAGAACGAGACCGCGCGGCCCTACTACTACGGGGTGACCTTCGAGAACGGGCTCAAGGCCGAGATGGCGCCGACGGATCACGCGGCGGCGTTGCGCTTCACCTATCCGGGTGGGGACGCGAGCGTGCTCTTCGACAACGTCACCGAGCAGGCCGGTCTGACCCTCGACAAGGAGAACGGGATCGTCACCGGGTACTCGGACGTGAAGTCCGGGCTGTCGACGGGGGCGACGCGGCTGTTCGTGTACGGGGTGTTCGACGCGAAGGTGACCGGCGGGGACTCCGCCGGGGTCAAGGGCTATCTGCGGTTCACGCCGTCCGAGGACCACACCGTCACCCTGCGCCTCGCCACCTCCCTCATCAGCGTCGACCAGGCCAAGGACAACCTCCGCCAGGAGATCCCCGACGGCACGTCCTTCGGGGCGGTCAAGGCGCGGGCGCAGCAGCAGTGGGACAGGCTGCTCGGCAAGGTCGAGGTCGAGGGCGCGACACCGGACCAGCTGACGACGCTGTACTCCAGCATGTACCGGCTGTATCTGTATCCCAACTCCGGCTTCGAGAGGGTGGGTTCGAAGGACCAGTACGCGTCGCCGTTCTCGCCGATGCCGGGTCCGGACACCCCCACCCACACCGGCGCGAAGATCGTCGACGGCAAGGTGTACGTCAACAACGGCTTCTGGGACACCTATCGGACGACCTGGCCGGCGTACTCCCTGCTGACACCCGGTCAGGCCGGGGAGATGGTCGACGGGTTCGTGCAGCAGTACAAGGACGGCGGCTGGACCTCGCGCTGGTCCTCCCCCGGGTACGCGGACCTGATGACCGGTACGTCGTCGGACGTGGCGTTCGCGGACGCGTATGTGAAGGGGGTCGGCTTCGACGCGGAGTCGGCGTACGACGCGGCCCTGAAGAACGCGACGGTCGTCCCGCCGACGTCGGGCGTGGGCCGCAAGGGCATGTCGACCTCGCCGTTCCTCGGCTACACGAGCACCGACACCCACGAGGGTCTGTCGTGGGCGCTGGAGGGCTACCTCAACGACTACGGCATCGCGAAGATGGGCCAGGCCCTCTACAAGAAGACCGGCGAGAAGCACTACGAGGAGGAGGCGGAGTACTTCCTCAACCGTGCCCAGGACTATGTGAACCTCTTCGACTCGAAGGCCGGATTCTTCCAGGGCCGCGACGAGAAGGGCGACTGGCGGGTCGAGTCGTCGGCGTACGACCCGCGTGTCTGGGGCTACGACTACACGGAGACGAACGGCTGGGGCTACGCGTTCACGGCGCCGCAGGACAGCCGGGGTCTGGCCAACCTGTACGGCGGCCGGAGCGGGCTGGCGCAGAAGCTGGACGCGTACTTCGCCACACCCGAGACGGCCTCGCCGGACTTCGTGGGCTCGTACGGCGGGGTCATCCATGAGATGACCGAGGCCCGTGACGTACGGATGGGCATGTACGGGCACTCCAACCAGGTGGCCCACCACGTCACTTACATGTACGACGCGGCGGGACAGCCGTGGAAGACCCAGAAGAACGTCCGTGAGGTCCTCTCCCGCCTCTACACCGGCAGCGAGATCGGCCAGGGCTATCACGGCGACGAGGACAACGGCGAGCAGTCGGCCTGGTATCTCTTCTCCTCGCTCGGCTTCTACCCGCTGGTGATGGGCAGCGGCGACTACGCCATCGGCTCACCGCTGTTCACCAAGGCGACGGTCCATCTGGAGAACGGGAAGGACCTGGTGGTCAAGGCCCCGAAGAACAGCGCGAAGAACGTGTACGTGCAGGGTGTGAGGGTCAACGGCAAGAAATGGAGCTCGACCTCACTCCCCCACTCCCTCATCTCCCGTGGCGGAGTACTGGAGTTCGACATGGGCGCCAAGCCGTCCTCGTGGGGCTCCGGCAAGAACGCGGCGCCCGTGTCGATCACCCAGGACGACCAGGTGCCCACGCCGCGCACGGACGCTCTCAAGGGCGAGGGCGCGCTCTTCGACAACACGTCGGCTACGGACGCGACGGTCACCTCGGTGGACCTGCCGGTCTCCGCTGCCGCCAAGGGAGTTCAGTACACCCTGACATCGTCGGACCGCACCAAGGCCCCCACCGGATGGACCCTCCAGGGTTCGTCGGACGGCACCCGGTGGACCGACGTCGACCAGCGCTCCGGAGAGTCGTTCACCTGGGACCGGCAGACCCGCGCCTTCACGGTCGCGGACCCGGGCTCGTACGCGCACTACCGTCTGGTCCTCGACGGTGAGGCGACGCTGGCGGAGGTGGAACTGCTGGCCTGA